From Mercenaria mercenaria strain notata chromosome 17, MADL_Memer_1, whole genome shotgun sequence, the proteins below share one genomic window:
- the LOC128550174 gene encoding cell death abnormality protein 1-like isoform X1, translating to MASLLMKGCTVSLVGLMVVHICLAAVSDTACDPSNDDDTSGGAAVCEGVNANAECPDGTTKCACKSGYKQDPAAANTCVTAISETGCDPDNADPSSGGAAVCKGVDDNAVCPAGKDKCACKSGYKQHAVVNSCVKAAVSETACTPSSNDATTGGAAVCKTVDTNAECVSSTTKCACKSGYKEGSPDKSTCVPKPVSETTCNPSSNDATTGESAVCKKVDSNAECLTGATECACKSGYKEGSPNSNTCVLKSISETDCNPAEDDDKTGGAAVCHAVDANAECPTGTTKCACKSGYKQDTTNVNTCVTVPDSSATSAWMTTSLIGTSLLTLVLRLIF from the exons ATG GCGAGTTTACTGATGAAAGGTTGTACCGTGTCACTTGTAGGCTTAATGGTGGTGCACATTTGTTTAGCAG CTGTCTCAGACACTGCATGTGATCCTTCTAATGATGATGATACATCCGGTGGTGCAGCTGTGTGTGAAGGTGTAAATGCAAACGCAGAATGTCCAGATGGAACAACAAAATGTGCTTGCAAATCTGGATATAAACAGGATCCAGCAGCTGCCAATACTTGTGTCACAG cGATTTCAGAAACAGGCTGTGATCCTGACAATGCTGATCCTTCAAGCGGTGGAGCAGCTGTATGCAAAGGTGTAGATGATAACGCAGTATGTCCAGCTGGAAAAGATAAATGTGCTTGCAAATCTGGATATAAACAACATGCGGTTGTCAACAGTTGTGTGAAAG CTGCTGTCTCAGAGACTGCATGTACTCCTAGTAGTAATGACGCAACTACCGGTGGAGCAGCTGTATGCAAGACGGTAGATACAAACGCAGAATGTGTAAGCAGTACTACTAAATGTGCTTGTAAATCTGGATATAAAGAAGGATCTCCAGATAAAAGCACATGCGTTCCTAAAC CTGTCTCAGAGACTACATGTAACCCTAGTAGTAATGACGCAACTACCGGTGAATCAGCTGTATGCAAGAAGGTAGATTCAAATGCAGAATGTCTAACCGGTGCTACAGAATGTGCTTGTAAATCTGGCTATAAAGAAGGATCTCCCAATAGCAATACATGTGTTCTAAAAT CGATTTCAGAAACTGACTGTAACCCTGCAGAAGATGATGATAAAACCGGTGGAGCAGCTGTATGTCACGCTGTTGATGCAAACGCAGAATGTCCAACCGGTACCACAAAATGTGCATGTAAATCTGGGTATAAACAGGATACAACTAATGTCAATACTTGTGTGACAG TTCCTGACTCTTCTGCTACATCGGCCTGGATGACAACTAGTTTGATTGGAACCTCTCTGCTGACACTTGTGCTCAGACTGATCTTTTAA
- the LOC128550174 gene encoding cell death abnormality protein 1-like isoform X2 produces the protein MKGCTVSLVGLMVVHICLAAVSDTACDPSNDDDTSGGAAVCEGVNANAECPDGTTKCACKSGYKQDPAAANTCVTAISETGCDPDNADPSSGGAAVCKGVDDNAVCPAGKDKCACKSGYKQHAVVNSCVKAAVSETACTPSSNDATTGGAAVCKTVDTNAECVSSTTKCACKSGYKEGSPDKSTCVPKPVSETTCNPSSNDATTGESAVCKKVDSNAECLTGATECACKSGYKEGSPNSNTCVLKSISETDCNPAEDDDKTGGAAVCHAVDANAECPTGTTKCACKSGYKQDTTNVNTCVTVPDSSATSAWMTTSLIGTSLLTLVLRLIF, from the exons ATGAAAGGTTGTACCGTGTCACTTGTAGGCTTAATGGTGGTGCACATTTGTTTAGCAG CTGTCTCAGACACTGCATGTGATCCTTCTAATGATGATGATACATCCGGTGGTGCAGCTGTGTGTGAAGGTGTAAATGCAAACGCAGAATGTCCAGATGGAACAACAAAATGTGCTTGCAAATCTGGATATAAACAGGATCCAGCAGCTGCCAATACTTGTGTCACAG cGATTTCAGAAACAGGCTGTGATCCTGACAATGCTGATCCTTCAAGCGGTGGAGCAGCTGTATGCAAAGGTGTAGATGATAACGCAGTATGTCCAGCTGGAAAAGATAAATGTGCTTGCAAATCTGGATATAAACAACATGCGGTTGTCAACAGTTGTGTGAAAG CTGCTGTCTCAGAGACTGCATGTACTCCTAGTAGTAATGACGCAACTACCGGTGGAGCAGCTGTATGCAAGACGGTAGATACAAACGCAGAATGTGTAAGCAGTACTACTAAATGTGCTTGTAAATCTGGATATAAAGAAGGATCTCCAGATAAAAGCACATGCGTTCCTAAAC CTGTCTCAGAGACTACATGTAACCCTAGTAGTAATGACGCAACTACCGGTGAATCAGCTGTATGCAAGAAGGTAGATTCAAATGCAGAATGTCTAACCGGTGCTACAGAATGTGCTTGTAAATCTGGCTATAAAGAAGGATCTCCCAATAGCAATACATGTGTTCTAAAAT CGATTTCAGAAACTGACTGTAACCCTGCAGAAGATGATGATAAAACCGGTGGAGCAGCTGTATGTCACGCTGTTGATGCAAACGCAGAATGTCCAACCGGTACCACAAAATGTGCATGTAAATCTGGGTATAAACAGGATACAACTAATGTCAATACTTGTGTGACAG TTCCTGACTCTTCTGCTACATCGGCCTGGATGACAACTAGTTTGATTGGAACCTCTCTGCTGACACTTGTGCTCAGACTGATCTTTTAA